Proteins from one Podospora pseudocomata strain CBS 415.72m chromosome 4, whole genome shotgun sequence genomic window:
- a CDS encoding hypothetical protein (EggNog:ENOG503NTVP), with amino-acid sequence MGAYVSTGSCIAHYGIQPNCTFNVTGTNDAFHHLGGSMKGEIEGDPDIAGIGVLGAFLAVTTISVGLASASTFWWFSKNVLHWKSRTAREEKSLRKRKASISQILEALVISCSDQQIFTGGAYAITLRYAKACTVLAYHYNVVSNILLVTCATHLMAVTVSSNYWEHRFVGGLRLIVTSLVYVITGILLSNRGEPDLGFPTQVPANNETHSFMLLPAACFQTDGIRLGTELDKSFKVSSANEFFNGQVHGWTQFIILFLFYFLAAMVSVGRLVRRGQDHNGRRTRFIAWFKLNLRPLFRWKRFFYILFGFYLIAGIAVSSWTVVTSALYVFALRRWVHGSGWMEPIDEEIPHQIAENDPSTFGQLVPVLLISLTLFTFMQVISDRVTLRRRLSNRRKKNIEKHNTPTVVQYDGGGSDYPENGHGFKLEKSVVVGVAISEPDLDPPKPIDIEAAGGRRSQSRSRDGSSTGTTTQSIHRPSQPQVHSPSHTRTHSRQNRSFSSPRPPQGFGTPEPGHQSPMPGFQSPAFQQSQSPTPPISQGPLSQPTSGYVDQPDFQLPAFDFGPGVNPNGSAQSLPLKGEVHSHQRGPSDVSSLTQASYTPSHSSHHVSQLSQGSVAPPVPKKSRSRELREQQAQQQDRRPGPQGGFGLGGRDASRTF; translated from the exons ATGGGCGCATATGTCTCTACCGGATCCTGCATTGCCCATTATGGCATCCAGCCTAACTGCACCTTCAATGTCACAGGCACGAACGATGCTTTCCACCACCTGGGAGGGAGCATGAAAGGAGAGATTGAGGGTGACCCTGACATTGCCGGAATTGGC GTACTTGGGGCCTTCCTCGCTGTGACAACGATATCCGTAGGCCTAGCCTCAGCGAGTACGTTCTGGTGGTTTTCCAAGAATGTTCTCCATTGGAAGTCACGAACAGCCAGAGA AGAGAAATCACTCCGTAAACGCAAAGCCAGTATATCGCAAATCCTCGAAGCGCTCGTCATTAGCTGTAGCGATCAACAGATCTTTACTGGCGGAGCATATGCCATTACCCTCCGATATGCCAAGGCCTGCACCGTCTTAGCATACCACTACAATGTCGTctccaacatcctcctcgtcacctgCGCCACCCATCTGATGGCTGTCACCGTGTCCAGCAACTACTGGGAACATCGCTTTGTTGGGGGACTCCGACTCATCGTCACCTCGCTCGTCTATGTGATCACTGGAATTCTTTTGTCCAACCGCGGTGAACCCGACCTGGGCTTCCCAACCCAAGTTCCAGCAAACAATGAGACCCACAGCTTCATGCTCCTACCCGCCGCTTGCTTCCAGACAGATGGTATCAGGCTCGGCACGGAGCTTGACAAGTCCTTCAAGGTTAGCTCCGCGAATGAGTTCTTCAACGGCCAGGTTCATGGATGGACGCAGTTCATCATCCTGTTCTTGTTCTACTTCCTGGCTGCCATGGTGAGCGTGGGCAGACTTGTACGTCGTGGGCAGGATCACAACGGCAGGAGAACAAGGTTTATTGCCTGGTTCAAGCTCAACCTCAGGCCCCTTTTCCGATGGAAGAGGTTCTTCTACATTCTCTTCGGCTTCTATCTGATTGCAGGTATTGCCGTTTCTTCCTGGACGGTTGTGACATCGGCTCTCTATGTGTTTGCTCTTCGCCGCTGGGTTCACGGCTCTGGCTG GATGGAACCCATCGATGAGGAGATTCCACACCAGATTGCTGAGAACGATCCTTCCACCTTTGGCCAGCTTGTTCCTGTCCTTCTGATATCCTTGActctcttcaccttcatGCAAGTCATTAGCG ATCGCGTCACGCTTCGGCGTCGACTGTCCAACCGGCGCAAGAAGAATATTGAAAAGCACAACACACCCACTGTGGTTCAGtacgatggtggtgggtctGACTACCCCGAAAACGGGCATGGATTCAAGCTTGAGAAGTCCGTCGTGGTAGGAGTGGCAATCAGTGAACCAGACTTGgaccccccaaaaccaatcGATATCGAAGCTGCCGGCGGAAGACGCAGCCAAAGCCGCAGCAGGGATGGAagcagcaccggcaccaccactcaGTCTATTCACCGACCTTCTCAACCGCAAGTccactccccttcccacaccCGCACCCACTCTCGCCAAAACAGATCATTCTCcagtcctcgtcctcctcaaggCTTTGGAACACCTGAGCCTGGCCATCAGTCTCCCATGCCCGGGTTTCAAAGTCCCGCCTTTCAGCAGTCGCAAAGTCCAACACCTCCTATAAGCCAAGGCCCACTGTCGCAGCCAACGTCGGGTTATGTAGATCAACCTGACTTTCAGCTGCCAGCATTCGACTTTGGACCGGGTGTTAACCCCAATGGTTCGGCGCAAAGCTTGCCATTGAAAGGGGAGGTCCACTCTCACCAGCGAGGCCCCTCGGACGTCTCAAGTCTTACACAAGCAAGCTACACACCTTCTCACAGCTCCCACCACGTCTCCCAGCTGTCTCAAGGATCAGTCGCACCGCCTGTGCCGAAGAAGTCTAGGTCGAGAGAGCTGAGAGAGCAACaagcgcagcagcaggatcGACGGCCTGGCCCACAGGGGGGGTTTGGCCTCGGGGGAAGGGACGCTTCTCGCACGTTTTGA
- a CDS encoding hypothetical protein (COG:G; EggNog:ENOG503NUVP; CAZy:GH18): MKAFLCALVATGAAGALANDVSSSALSHPVVNARGVEDELDKWLSAVQAQPIEALQLCPISCRKAGEDPWYLFPDVSQLTSCNETMLLNMVVQMAEDKETPTVIRACTADYDTSGSVKAAFMPDETRASLCTTANKVLEVTSVHIHHSGKAGDFSVNHLLSAGRQVKSYLASQKPSCTNNAIAFGYSQTSLIGLFAGAEVHQHGVTSDVLDAFLKHAQDKSISGTTVVQLCGAKNRGADYSIGIVASSAKNLELVQEVVKTWADGKCVSQAGAGVDWMTVTLRVPSPVEELSRNGTISNGNSTSHQSSPRDLVGRSARLSPRADCRFTTVQAGEGCFAVAGRCGISQTQLVSFNRKDLCQSLILGERVCCSSGTLPSTLPPGNSDGTCKTRQVVLGDDCGSLANKCGISGDDFTKANRQSSLCSTLAEGQHVCCSQGKLPDLRPKKGADGYCAVYQTKRDDNCAKIAASNMLTVTELENFNKNTWGWNGCKLLYPDFNMCVSDGAAPMPAIVPNAMCGPTMNGTVRPPVGTNISTLNPCPLNVCCNIWGQCGMTDDFCVISKSETGAPGSSAPGKSGCVSNCGRDIIKGSTPPARFKLGYFEGWNFNRECLTMDASQIDTDTYTHIHFAFPNVTRGDFRIEITDPLVKEQFEAFKQLQGVKKIVSLGGWDFSALPGTFDILREAAQPRNRDVFKRNIISFINEHNLDGIDLDWEYPGAPDIPDIPADDPVNGLNYYRLLASIKQEVGTSKTVSFAAPASFWYLRAFPIKQMAEALDYIVFMTYDLHGQWDAGNKWTSPGCPSGSCLRSHVNETETKDALSMITKAGAPSNKILVGVTSYGRSFKMAQAGCDGENCLFTGDNRNSQAAKGRCTAFSGYIANAELDEIIASGRVNKRYTKEGSNIMVYDDTEWVAWMDDEMKAKRTEFYHSHNFLGTTDWAVDLQQWMDGSGSITDDTEDKLIYEELPACTGQYTTLKQLEDRKGSIPSHCLEQYIVDVQVAIFDGALKKYQKLIDDGYDKKFSVWEGYVKEQIPGQIKNFMATDKVDKYFKCGEMKTVTCCDTCTNAWCGAACERFAGCKNGKQMVPRDKCPRVEFDPEPGFNSKHPNTTFTLTDRDGFFKDIFDTWGIEKDWIRFAKRQMSLANGCQFLDADKVRDCINWNSIHFHDFPTMDSGKVKLSNPKDVITEALPGAQDLLNRYRDMKVFAEFEHDIEMSDLTDAGSLPAFAVEEAVAQMDKIVEEAKEIEKRRREEFILNMIMGFLFFIPFIGPTGGGLIATSVRGLLTLIGVAGEVGVAVYSVVKDPDNAFTTVVGTLLGMGFSRGGFRGAANTRRGMSSTEYNSLGNIKPKLDTIGNLRGGMCAL, encoded by the exons ATGAAGGCGTTTCTATGCGCCCTCGTAGCCACAGGGGCAGCCGGGGCCTTGGCAAACGACGTATCCTCCTCTGCTCTCTCCCATCCCGTTGTCAACGCCCGGGGAGTGGAGGATGAGCTCGACAAGTGGCTCTCCGCAGTACAAGCACAGCCTATCGAGGCACTGCAATTATGTCCTATTTCCTGCCGGAAGGCGGGCGAGGACCCGTGGTACCTGTTTCCAGATGTGTCTCAACTGACATCTTGCAACGAGACCATGCTGCTAAACATGGTCGTCCAAATGgccgaggacaaggagacGCCCACCGTCATCAGGGCGTGCACAGCAGACTACGACACTTCAGGCTCTGTGAAGGCTGCCTTCATGCCGGACGAGACCCGGGCGTCCTTGTGCACAACCGCCAACAAGGTCTTGGAAGTAACCTCTGTCCACATTCACCACTCCGGCAAGGCTGGCGACTTCTCGGTGAACCACCTGTTATCCGCTGGTCGCCAGGTGAAGAGCTACCTCGCGTCTCAAAAGCCGTCATGCACCAACAATGCCATTGCCTTTGGCTACTCGCAAACGTCACTCATCGGTCTTttcgccggcgccgaggtGCACCAGCACGGTGTGACATCAGATGTGCTTGATGCTTTCCTCAAGCATGCCCAAGACAAGTCCATCTCGGGAACTACTGTGGTGCAGCTGTGTGGAGCCAAGAACCGAGGTGCCGACTACAGCATCGGCATCGTGGCCAGCAGCGCCAAGAATCTCGAACTTGTCCAGGAGGTGGTCAAGACATGGGCCGACGGCAAATGTGTCTCCCAGGCGGGCGCGGGTGTGGACTGGATGACGGTCACTCTACGCGTTCCGAGTCCCGTAGAGGAACTGTCCAGGAACGGCACCATTTCGAACGGAAACAGCACCTCTCACCAGTCGAGTCCTCGTGATCTCGTCGGCCGCTCTGCGAGACTCAGCCCGCGGGCCGACTGCAGGTTCACCACTGTGCAAGCAGGCGAGGGTTGCTTTGCTGTGGCAGGACGATGCGGGATTTCACAGACCCAGCTAGTATCCTTCAACCGAAAAGATCTTTGCCAATCGCTCATTTTAGGCGAGCGAGTCTGTTGCAGCAGCGGCACTTTGCCCAGTACCCTTCCCCCCGGAAACTCGGACGGCACGTGCAAGACGCGCCAGGTTGTGTTGGGCGACGACTGTGGTTCACTGGCCAACAAATGT GGAATCTCTGGAGATGACTTTACCAAGGCCAATCGTCAGAGCAGCCTATGCTCCACCCTTGCCGAGGGTCAACATGTGTGTTGTAGTCAGGGGAAGTTGCCTGACTTGAGGCCCAAGAAGGGCGCCGACGGCTACTGCGCTGTGTACCAAACCAAAAGGGACGACAACTGTGCCAAAATCGCAGCGAGCAACATGCTCACCGTGACTGAGCTCGAGAACTTCAACAAGAACACGTGGGGCTGGAACGGCTGCAAGCTGCTGTACCCCGATTTCAACATGTGTGTCAGCGACGGAGCTGCCCCCATGCCTGCTATTGTTCCC AATGCAATGTGCGGACCGACCATGAACGGCACCGTCCGGCCCCCTGTAGGGACCAACATCAGCACGTTAAACCCGTGTCCCCTCAACGTGTGCTGTAATATCTGGGGGCAGTGCGGCATGACGGATGACTTTTGTGTCATTTCCAAGTCGGAGACGGGTGCTCCGGGTTCTTCGGCGCCGGGAAAATCAGGGTGCGTCAGCAACTGCGGCAGAGACATCATCAAGGGTTCCACGCCGCCGGCCAGGTTCAAGCTTGGCTACTTTGAGGGCTGGAACTTCAACCGCGAGTGCTTGACCATGGATGCCAGCCAGATCGACACCGACACATACACCCACATTCATTTTGCCTTCCCCAACGTCACGCGTGGCGACTTTCGCATTGAGATCACGGACCCCTTGGTGAAGGAGCAGTTTGAGGCCTTCAAGCAGCTCCAGGGTGTCAAGAAGATTGTATCACTTGGCGGATGGGATTTCTCTGCTTTGCCCGGCACGTTCGATATTCTACGCGAAGCTGCCCAACCACGCAATCGCGACGTGTTCAAGCGGAACATCATCTCCTTTATAAACGAGCACAATCTAGATGGCATCGATCTCGACTGGGAATACCCAGGAGCCCCTGACATCCCTGACATCCCCGCTGACGATCCGGTCAATGGTCTCAACTACTACCGACTCTTGGCCAGCATCAAGCAGGAGGTAGGCACGTCCAAGACGGTCTCGTTCGCAGCCCCGGCGTCCTTCTGGTACCTCCGTGCCTTCCCCATCAAGCAAATGGCGGAAGCCCTGGATTACATCGTCTTCATGACATATGACTTGCACGGCCAGTGGGATGCTGGTAACAAGTGGACATCTCCCGGTTGCCCGAGTGGCAGCTGCCTGCGGTCCCATGTCAACGAGACCGAGACCAAGGACGCACTTTCCATGATCACCAAGGCTGGTgccccctccaacaagaTTTTGGTCGGTGTGACGAGCTATGGGCGGTCTTTCAAGATGGCCCAGGCCGGCTGTGATGGTGAGAACTGTCTGTTCACGGGCGATAACCGCAATTCCCAGGCCGCCAAAGGCCGGTGCACAGCATTTTCCGGCTACATTGCCAATGCCGAACTCGACGAGATCATTGCTTCCGGCAGGGTCAACAAGCGATACACAAAAGAAGGCTCCAACATCATGGTGTACGACGACACAGAATGGGTGGCCTGGATGGACGACGAGATGAAGGCGAAGAGAACGGAGTTCTACCACTCGCACAACTTTTTGGGCACGACAGATTGGGCCGTAGACCTTCAAcagtggatggatgggtctGGCAGCATCACGGACGACACCGAGGACAAACTGATCTACGAGGAGCTCCCTGCTTGCACAGGGCAGTACACCACACTCAAGCAGCTCGAGGACCGTAAGGGGTCTATTCCGTCGCACTGCCTGGAACAATACATCGTCGATGTCCAGGTTGCCATTTTCGACGGCGCGCTCAAGAAGTACCAGAAGCTCATCGATGATGGCTACGACAAGAAGTTCTCGGTTTGGGAGGGCTATGTCAAGGAGCAGATCCCCGGGCAGATCAAGAATTTCATGGCCACCGACAAGGTCGATAAGTACTTCAAGTGCGGCGAGATGAAGACAGTTACCTGCTGTGACACATGTACCAACGCGTGGTGTGGAGCCGCGTGTGAAAGATTTGCTGGCTGTAAGAATGGAAAGCAAATGGTACCCAGGGACAAATGCCCCAGGGTCGAATTTGATCCTGAGCCGGGCTTCAACAGTAAACACCCCAACACCACTTTCACGCTGACGGACCGGGACGGCTTCTTCAAGGATATCTTTGACACATGGGGCATTGAGAAGGACTGGATCAGGTTTGCCAAACGCCAGATGTCGCTCGCCAACGGGTGCCAGTTCTTGGACGCGGACAAGGTCAGGGACTGCATCAACTGGAACAGTATACATTTCCACGACTTCCCCACCATGGACAGCGGCAAAGTGAAGCTCAGCAACCCCAAGGACGTCATTACCGAGGCCCTTCCCGGGGCGCAGGACCTGCTCAACCGCTACCGCGACATGAAGGTGTTTGCCGAGTTTGAGCACGACATTGAAATGTCTGACCTTACCGACGCTGGCTCGCTGCCGGCCTTTGCCGTGGAAGAGGCTGTTGCACAAATGGACAAGATTGTCGAAGAGGCCAAGGAGatcgagaagaggaggcgggaAGAATTTATCCTGAACATGATCATGGGTTTCCTATTCTTCATTCCCTTCATCGGACCTACCGGAGGCGGTCTCATTGCGACGAGCGTGCGTGGGCTGCTGACGCTCATTGGCGTTGCAGGCGAAGTCGGCGTGGCTGTGTACAGCGTCGTCAAGGACCCGGACAACGCATTTACCACTGTCGTCGGCACGCTGTTGGGCATGGGCTTCAGCCGCGGCGGCTTTCGGGGTGCGGCCAACACGAGGCGGGGGATGAGCTCGACGGAGTACAACAGCCTTGGTAACATCAAGCCCAAGCTTGACACAATTGGCAATCTTCGGGGTGGTATGTGTGCTCTGTGA
- a CDS encoding hypothetical protein (CAZy:GH43; EggNog:ENOG503NYQN; COG:G), whose translation MHLLRLLLTALSLLQITSAATFTNPLRARDGSDPHIVHHDGFYYLMTTTWTDLRLTRAKTLEGLKTGETKVVWTDTNAARCCNVWAPELHRVDGVWYIYYTAGNRQNLDGQRSHVVRGGAHPWDGQYSYAGQVTPDWGIDGTVLTIGGKNYFIWSCLPRPRWQSLCIAAMTSPTKISAGWKLLSEPELAWERVGSPVNEGATALYNGTRVWVGYSGSYCWTDSYQLGLLRYKGTGDPTEKGNWEKGREPVFSSSEGNWGTGHNAFFTSPDGSETWNVYHATTVRTGNCDGNRYTAAKRVEWRADGTPDLGRAERTGTRLLGPSGE comes from the exons atgcacctcctccgccttctccTCACAGCCTTGAGCCTGTTGCAGATAACCTCCGCAGCAACCTTCACCAACCCGCTCCGTGCCCGCGACGGTTCCGACCCTCACATCGTCCACCATGACGGCTTCTACTACCTCATGACGACAACGTGGACTGACCTCCGACTCACTCGCGCCAAAACTCTCGAAGGCCTCAAGACGGGAGAGACAAAAGTCGTCTGGACCGACACCAACGCGGCACGGTGCTGCAACGTCTGGGCGCCGGAGCTGCACAGGGTTGATGGGGTGTGGTATATCTACTACACGGCTGGCAATCGGCAGAATCTCGACGGGCAGCGGTCTCATGTTGTGAGAGGGGGTGCACATCCGTGGGATGGTCAGTATTCCTATGCTGGACAGGTCACTCCTGACTGGGGGATCGACGGGACGGTGTTGACGATTGGAGGGAAAAATTATTTCATCTGGTCGTGTCTACCCCGCCCGCGATGGCAGAGTTTATGTATCGCGGCTATGACGTCGCCTACTAAGATTTCGGCAGGGTGGAAGCTCTTGTCCGAGCCGGAGCTggcgtgggagagggtgggtaGTCCGGTGAATGAGGGGGCTACGGCGTTGTATAACGGGACGAGGGTGTGGGTGGGTTACAGTGGGAGCTATTGCTGGACGGACAGTTACCAactggggttgttgaggtatAAAGGGACGGGGGACCCGACGGAGAAGGGGAattgggagaaggggagggagccAGTTTTTAGTTCAAGTGAGGGGAATTGGGGAACTGGGCATAATGC GTTTTTTACGAGTCCGGATGGGAGTGAGACCTGGAATGTTTACCATGCTACGACGGTGAGGACGGGGAATTGTGATGGGAATCGGTATACGGCTGCGAAGAGGGTTGAGTGGAGGGCGGATGGGACGCCTGATCTGGGAAGAGCAGAGAGGACGGGGACCAGGTTGCTGGGGCCTTCGGGGGAGTGA
- a CDS encoding hypothetical protein (EggNog:ENOG503P76R), with the protein MKIPFALTLAFFITSVWAGGYQNCLERVWLFQAYLIDQQNPEADRQIGYQCSNWNNYQSKCIGNWVPCRGRQGRRQCNFDDFQLFLGNLRPGMAGVTQAVTRADGSLDVERTATNCLWTWRDHGRPPYNFRGYKAVKHGRNNHNDFIYRVGQITNDNYNKPAVRAAAGAQAFRNVDDTLSKITTARVADHGRHLIPAARNALPGVTIWEKNFGPSPYYRDGYVPPAGVDPDERQWKTVDWEGTINSPNNPSDTRTRVRNWLNTYYRGDAANINARDHWQVLRSYKNISDRTNRCRRR; encoded by the coding sequence ATGAAGATCCCTTTTGCCCTTACTCTtgccttcttcatcacatCTGTGTGGGCAGGGGGGTACCAAAACTGCCTCGAGAGGGTTTGGCTGTTTCAGGCCTATCTCATCGATCAACAGAATCCCGAGGCAGACCGCCAGATTGGTTATCAGTGCAGCAATTGGAACAACTACCAATCTAAATGTATAGGCAATTGGGTGCCTTGCCGGGGGAGACAGGGACGCCGCCAGTGCAACTTTGACGATTTCCAGCTCTTTTTGGGCAACCTGCGGCCGGGAATGGCCGGCGTGACACAGGCTGTTACCAGGGCGGACGGCTCTCTGGACGTTGAGAGGACTGCGACCAACTGTCTCTGGACTTGGAGAGACCATGGGCGGCCCCCTTACAACTTCAGGGGATACAAGGCGGTCAAGCATGGACGCAATAATCACAACGACTTCATCTACCGGGTCGGCCAGatcaccaacgacaactACAACAAGCCAGCCGTGAGAGCGGCCGCCGGTGCGCAAGCCTTCCGCAACGTCGACGACACGCTGTCCAAGATCACCACAGCTCGTGTTGCAGACCACGGCCGTCACTTGATCCCCGCTGCCCGCAACGCTCTCCCCGGTGTTACGATCTGGGAAAAGAACTTTGGCCCGAGTCCGTACTATCGCGACGGCTATGTACCACCCGCCGGCGTCGATCCAGACgagaggcagtggaagacgGTCGACTGGGAGGGTACCATCAACAGCCCCAATAACCCTTCCGACACCCGCACTCGCGTCCGGAACTGGCTTAATACTTATTATCGGGGTGATGCTGCCAATATTAATGCCCGAGACCACTGGCAAGTACTCAGATCGTACAAGAATATCAGCGACCGGACAAACCGTTGCCGAAGGCGTTAG
- a CDS encoding hypothetical protein (EggNog:ENOG503PEJP) has translation MPLPDSRSATPSQRSTPCSLRNTLLLSRTPPLHSSPLSRHSTSSTPSTSFNRTYGRQTPQEEPQVLSRAGLSRSWELSRPGSRMTRPSTAMTSRSYITTSPQPSSTMDGRICTKSPRLSVLERAQEARREEDALLIRAARRESLAHKLVPGRTTADGFWALTAEHPQRYTAAPRRLPGQDTSSWTIRPQQAGYQSFDVDVLATILEEKHNMDPERASRVMRIWDAVIKCLDEISSSLDASTRHLTCDPTKGMDGEVPPELQSPSSPARPSVRDLLSEHQDISEPAEDTAGPRYPCPFRKRNPVRFNIREHESCAKAPFSFTELRHHLASHHKQTFRPRQCRRCKVQFDSDMALLEHLMLPKDRICDVDSPKNLYDQEDGISPDVEKALHDPKQSSDSWTWESIWNLLFPCDTEIPDSDFHPIVELFEVDHAFDAEEQTLKKNLRDTLRLLLPQAGIDDQYCGFLSGQLDLVFQVHRASVMRQCLEHCGSTSHSAAPPLSSSSSDCTTTSTETDGSSYSSARRSSKRRSAGLSLLSPKSLSSTARIKTWKTFASTDEKGRVVDSKVTSMMESFGTTTRDPTSRESLDSAIGMSVTCCDLCNQDPCRCREVIMSCINASPTRFEEDRVGYWKMKELQEQEEQELQQQLRRQPVRALRRTGHINGLAKDLQNREPEREQDYWPLGKEALDGTDVQAKGGSDGGRVTPIDRVKDCASEGGHTEHSPQSFKQRVLRERHFSYVRGS, from the exons ATGCCTCTGCCCGACTCGAGATCGGCCACGCCTTCGCAGCGGAGCACCCCCTGCAGCTTAAGAAACACACTTTTGCTCAGTCGTACGCCACCACTTCATTCTTCCCCTCTTTCACGTCATAGCACCTCGAGTACGCCATCGACATCATTCAATCGCACGTATGGCCGCCAGACGCCCCAAGAAGAGCCGCAAGTACTTTCGAGAGCAGGTCTCAGCCGGTCGTGGGAACTGAGCCGGCCCGGATCTAGAATGACTCGGCCGTCCACGGCCATGACATCAAGGTCatacatcaccacatcaccccAGCCATCGTCCACCATGGACGGCCGTATCTGTACAAAAAGCCCCAGACTATCTGTGCTCGAAAGGGCACAAGAGGCCaggcgagaagaagacgcaCTCCTCATCCGGGcagcgaggagggagagccTTGCCCACAAACTAGTGCCTGGCAGGACTACTGCCGATGGGTTCTGGGCCCTCACCGCGGAACACCCCCAAAGATATACGGCCGCCCCAAGGAGGCTTCCCGGCCAGGACACCTCAAGTTGGACTATTCGACCGCAGCAAGCAGGATACCAGTCCTTCGATGTGGATGTGCTTGCTACTATCCTGGAGGAAAAGCATAACATGGACCCCGAAAGAGCGTCACGCGTCATGAGGATATGGGATGCTGTCATCAAGTGTCTAGACGAGATATCATCTTCGCTGGATGCGAGTACAAGGCACTTGACGTGTGACCCGACCAAGGGCATGGATGGTGAGGTACCTCCAGAACTTcaatctccctcatcaccggcgaGACCCAGCGTTCGGGACCTACTCTCTGAACACCAAGACATTTCAGAGCCAGCTGAAGACACAGCCGGACCCAGATACCCCTGCCCGTTTAGGAAGCGGAATCCAGTGAGGTTCAACATCCGGGAGCACGAGAGTTGTGCCAAGGCTCCCTTCTCGTTCACCGAATTAAG ACACCACCTCGCTTCTCACCACAAACAAACATTTAGGCCTCGCCAATGCCGTCGCTGCAAGGTGCAATTTGACAGTGACATGGCTTTGCTGGAGCACCTCATGCTTCCCAAAGACCGGATATGTGATGTCGACTCACCCAAAAACCTCTATGACCAGGAAGATGGCATCTCTCCAGACGTTGAGAAGGCGCTGCATGACCCAAAACAGAGCAGTGATTCGTGGACGTGGGAGTCAATATGGAATCTGTTATTCCCATGTGACACCGAGATTCCTGACTCAG ACTTTCATCCCATAGTCGAGCTTTTTGAAGTCGATCATGCTTTTGACGCCGAAGAACAAACTCTGAAGAAGAATCTCCGCGACACACTTCGTCTTTTGTTACCACAAGCTGGCATCGACGACCAATACTGCGGTTTTTTATCAGGCCAGCTCGATCTTGTGTTCCAAGTACACAGAGCAAGTGTCATGAGACAGTGTCTAGAGCATTGTGGCTCGACTTCACATTCAGCAGCGCCACCACtttcgtcatcttcgtctgATTGCACTACAACTAGCACGGAGACAGATGGGAGTTCTTATTCCAGTgccagaagaagctcgaaACGGCGCTCGGCGGGTTTGAGTCTTTTGTCACCCAAGTCTCTGAGCAGCACCGCTCGGATCAAGACATGGAAGACATTTGCTAGTACCGATGAGAAAGGCCGAGTTGTTGATAGCAAGGTAACCTCCATGATGGAGAGCTTTGGCACCACCACACGCGACCCAACTTCGAGAGAGAGCCTGGACTCTGCCATTGGGATGAGTGTCACCTGCTGTGACCTCTGCAACCAAGATCcttgccgctgccgagaGGTCATCATGTCTTGCATCAATGCCTCACCAACTCGATTTGAAGAAGACCGTGTTGGATATTGGAAGATGAAGGAATTACAAGAACAGGAAGAACAGGAACTACAGCAACAGCTCAGGCGACAACCTGTCAGGGCATTGCGCCGAACTGGACATATAAACGGTCTGGCCAAAGACTTGCAGAATCGAGAGCCAGAGCGGGAACAAGACTATTGGCCACTAGGCAAGGAAGCCTTGGATGGAACAGATGTACAAGCTAAAGGTGGAAGTGATGGAGGGCGAGTCACGCCAATCGACAGAGTGAAAGATTGTGCTTCGGAGGGTGGTCACACCGAGCACTCTCCACAGAGCTTTAAGCAGAGAGTGTTGAGAGAGAGGCATTTCAGTTACGTCAGGGGGTCTTGA